One window of the Eucalyptus grandis isolate ANBG69807.140 chromosome 8, ASM1654582v1, whole genome shotgun sequence genome contains the following:
- the LOC120286978 gene encoding calcium-binding protein CML24-like, with protein METGKSASLTTAGKAAGGLGNVDQVRQVFAQYNISCNELREVLYVLGSSPTTCEEARVAMSEIDKDGDGFINLDEFAELILGGGDRGPECRAKELKDAFDLYDLEGNGVILASEFPAVLKKLGQKCNRRYCRKMISLVDRDGDSNVNFKEFKKMMTMASNGALS; from the exons ATGGAGACAG GGAAATCGGCTTCCCTGACGACGGCGGGCAAGGCGGCGGGCGGCTTGGGCAACGTGGACCAGGTGCGGCAGGTGTTCGCCCAGTACAACATCTCTTGCAACGAGCTCCGCGAGGTGCTCTACGTGCTCGGTTCCTCCCCCACGACCTGCGAGGAGGCTCGAGTCGCCATGTCTGAGATCGACAAGGACGGCGACGGGTTCATCAACCTCGACGAGTTCGCGGAGCTGATCCTCGGTGGCGGCGATAGGGGGCCCGAGTGCCGGGCCAAGGAGCTCAAGGACGCCTTCGACTTGTATGACCTCGAAGGGAACGGGGTGATTTTGGCGAGCGAGTTTCCCGCGGTGTTGAAGAAGCTGGGGCAGAAGTGCAACCGCAGGTACTGCAGGAAGATGATTAGCTTGGTCGATCGGGACGGGGACAGCAACGTCAACTTCAAGGAGTTcaagaagatgatgacgatggcGAGCAACGGAGCTTTGAGCTGA
- the LOC104456571 gene encoding probable indole-3-pyruvate monooxygenase YUCCA8, translated as MENLFRLADHDESSARRCVVVNGPVIVGAGPSGLATAALLRDQGVPFVVLEKTDCIASLWQKRTYDRLKLHLPKQFCQLPKLPFPEDFPEYPTKSQFIGYLEAYARRFDINPQFNECVQSARYDETSGWWHVQTVSTAGGSRGEVEYLCRWLVVATGENAECVTPDFEGLAEFGGDVMHACEYKSGEKFAEKKVLVVGCGNSGMELSLDLCNHDALPAMVIRDSVHVLPREVMGISTFGLAVLLMKRLPLWLVDKLLLILAWLVLGNVEKYGLKRPLVGPMELKNTKGKTPVLDIGALAKIRSGEIKVVPGIKKFSPGQVELVNGEKHDVDSVILATGYRSNVPYWLKESEFFSKEGFPKSSFPNGWKGNSGLYAVGFTRRGLCGASSDAINIAQDIGKEYKEKEMGQKRTSTPTHRNTHDSPISWTILGCTK; from the exons ATGGAAAATCTTTTCCGTTTAGCCGACCACGACGAGTCCTCTGCTCGGCGCTGTGTCGTGGTCAACGGGCCGGTCATCGTCGGGGCCGGACCTTCTGGCCTGGCCACGGCGGCCCTGCTCCGTGATCAGGGCGTCCCGTTTGTGGTGCTTGAGAAAACCGACTGCATTGCCTCGTTGTGGCAAAAACGCACCTACGACAGGCTCAAGCTCCATCTGCCCAAGCAGTTCTGCCAACTGCCAAAACTGCCATTCCCTGAGGACTTCCCTGAATACCCGACCAAGAGCCAGTTCATCGGCTACCTCGAGGCGTACGCGAGGCGGTTCGACATAAACCCGCAGTTCAATGAGTGCGTCCAGTCTGCGAGGTACGATGAGACAAGTGGCTGGTGGCACGTGCAGACTGTGTCCACAGCAGGGGGCAGCCGCGGCGAGGTTGAGTACCTCTGCCGGTGGCTCGTCGTGGCCACAGGCGAGAACGCCGAGTGTGTGACGCCAGACTTCGAGGGCCTGGCAGAGTTTGGTGGAGATGTCATGCACGCCTGTGAGTACAAATCCGGCGAGAAGTTTGCAGAGAAGAAGGTCCTGGTTGTTGGGTGTGGCAATTCTGGCATGGAATTGTCCCTTGATCTGTGCAACCACGATGCATTGCCGGCCATGGTGATCCGCGACTCG GTTCATGTTTTGCCAAGAGAAGTTATGGGAATATCTACATTTGGATTGGCTGTTCTGCTGATGAAAAGGTTACCACTCTGGTTGGTCGATAAGCTGTTACTTATCCTGGCTTGGCTGGTTCTCGGCAACGTCGAAAAGTACGGCCTGAAGAGGCCATTGGTGGGTCCGATGGAGCTCAAGAACACCAAGGGCAAGACCCCAGTTCTGGACATCGGTGCTCTTGCGAAGATCCGATCCGGGGAGATCAAAGTCGTTCCTGGAATAAAGAAGTTCTCACCTGGCCAAGTCGAGCTTGTCAACGGCGAGAAGCATGACGTCGACTCGGTGATTCTGGCCACCGGCTACCGCAGCAATGTCCCTTATTGGCTAAAG GAAAGCGAGTTCTTTTCAAAGGAAGGCTTCCCGAAATCATCCTTCCCAAACGGGTGGAAGGGAAACTCGGGGCTATACGCAGTCGGTTTCACGAGGAGAGGGCTCTGTGGCGCATCTTCGGACGCAATTAATATCGCCCAAGACATCGGCAAGGAGTATAAGGAGAAGGAGATGGGGCAAAAGAGAACCAGCACTCCTACCCACAGGAACACTCATGACTCACCCATTTCTTGGACAATTCTCGGATGTACAAAATGA